A single Providencia manganoxydans DNA region contains:
- the mlaE gene encoding lipid asymmetry maintenance ABC transporter permease subunit MlaE produces MIVEAIAAFGRRWIEIFAAFGRAGYMLLRSLIGKPEFSKQWPLLIKQLYAVGVQSLLIVAVSGLFIGMVLGLQGYLVLTTFSAEASLGMMVALSLLRELGPVVTALLFAGRAGSALTAEIGLMKATEQISSLEMMAVDPLRRVIAPRFWAGFISMPLLSLIFVAVGILGGALVGVDWKGIDEGFFWSSMQSSIDWRMDIVNCFIKSLVFAFTVTWIALFNGYDAIPTSEGISQATTRTVVHASLSVLGLDFVLTALMFGN; encoded by the coding sequence ATGATAGTAGAGGCAATCGCTGCCTTCGGACGTCGGTGGATTGAAATTTTTGCAGCTTTTGGGCGTGCGGGCTATATGTTGCTGCGTTCACTCATTGGTAAGCCTGAATTCTCCAAACAATGGCCGTTGTTAATTAAACAGTTGTATGCAGTTGGCGTACAATCATTGTTGATTGTCGCAGTATCAGGGCTATTTATTGGGATGGTACTGGGGCTACAAGGCTATTTAGTATTAACCACATTTAGTGCCGAAGCGAGTCTTGGCATGATGGTGGCATTATCACTGCTACGTGAATTAGGCCCTGTAGTGACGGCATTATTGTTCGCTGGGCGAGCGGGATCAGCACTGACGGCCGAAATAGGCTTGATGAAAGCAACAGAACAAATTTCTAGCCTTGAAATGATGGCAGTTGACCCACTTCGACGGGTTATTGCCCCACGTTTCTGGGCTGGTTTTATTAGCATGCCATTGTTATCGCTAATATTTGTGGCAGTGGGGATCCTTGGCGGTGCATTGGTTGGCGTTGATTGGAAAGGGATTGATGAGGGCTTCTTTTGGTCTTCTATGCAATCTTCTATTGATTGGCGCATGGATATAGTGAACTGCTTTATCAAGAGCCTAGTGTTTGCATTTACGGTGACTTGGATTGCTTTGTTCAATGGTTATGATGCGATCCCAACATCGGAGGGGATTAGCCAAGCCACAACACGAACCGTGGTTCATGCTTCTTTATCGGTTCTAGGTCTAGATTTTGTACTTACCGCACTGATGTTTGGGAACTAA
- the mlaF gene encoding phospholipid ABC transporter ATP-binding protein MlaF, with protein sequence MQAQTDNLIEVRDMCFTRGNRKIFENINLSVPRGKITAIMGPSGIGKTTLLRLIGGQLRPNQGEIWFDGDNIPSLSRSKLYQSRKKMSMLFQSGALFTDMDVFNNVAFPLREHTKLPESLIHTTVMMKLEAVGLRGAARLMPSELSGGMARRAALARAIALDPDLIMFDEPFVGQDPITMGVLVKLIDELNQALGVTCVVVSHDVPEVLSIADKAYIVAQQHVIAKGTGDELRDNQDPRVRQFLDGIADGPVPFRFPANDYLADLLG encoded by the coding sequence ATGCAAGCACAGACAGACAACTTAATCGAAGTACGTGACATGTGTTTTACCCGCGGCAATAGGAAAATATTTGAAAATATTAACCTTTCTGTACCGCGCGGTAAAATAACCGCCATTATGGGGCCATCAGGGATTGGTAAAACCACCTTGTTGCGTCTTATTGGTGGACAGTTACGCCCAAACCAAGGGGAAATTTGGTTTGATGGTGATAATATCCCCAGCTTATCACGCTCAAAACTGTATCAGTCACGTAAAAAAATGAGCATGTTGTTTCAGTCAGGTGCTTTGTTTACTGATATGGATGTGTTCAATAACGTCGCGTTTCCGTTACGTGAACATACCAAATTGCCTGAATCACTGATCCATACGACCGTGATGATGAAACTCGAAGCTGTTGGGTTACGTGGCGCTGCCCGCTTAATGCCTTCTGAATTATCTGGTGGAATGGCAAGACGCGCTGCACTAGCGAGAGCGATAGCACTTGACCCTGATTTGATCATGTTTGATGAGCCATTTGTGGGGCAAGATCCCATCACAATGGGTGTTTTAGTTAAATTGATTGATGAGCTAAATCAGGCATTAGGTGTGACTTGTGTGGTGGTCTCTCACGATGTCCCTGAAGTGCTTAGTATTGCTGATAAAGCCTATATTGTGGCTCAACAGCACGTAATAGCAAAAGGAACAGGGGATGAATTACGCGATAACCAAGATCCCCGTGTTAGGCAGTTTTTAGATGGTATTGCTGACGGGCCGGTACCATTCCGTTTCCCCGCCAATGATTATCTGGCTGATTTATTAGGGTAA
- the kdsD gene encoding arabinose-5-phosphate isomerase KdsD, with translation MSNIDFQQVGKDVLHIESEGLKNLEQYINDDFTHACQLIFDCQGKVVVMGMGKSGHIGRKIAATLASTGTPSFFVHPGEASHGDLGMITNKDIVLAISNSGESGEILALLPVLKRIKVPLICMTSNPNSNMGKYADAHLCIKVPQEACPLGLAPTTSTTATLVMGDALAIALLKARGFTAEDFALSHPGGALGRKLLLLVRDLMNVGDDIPHIPQTATLREALIEITRKKLGMTVICDDDMNIAGIFTDGDLRRIFDMGIDLNNAKIADVMTRGGIKISPNILAVEALNLMQSRHVTSLMVAEGNKLVGVLHMHDLLQAGVV, from the coding sequence ATGTCAAACATCGATTTTCAGCAAGTAGGTAAAGATGTCCTCCATATCGAAAGTGAAGGCCTAAAAAACTTAGAACAATATATCAACGATGATTTCACTCACGCATGTCAGCTGATATTTGACTGCCAAGGGAAAGTTGTTGTTATGGGTATGGGAAAATCGGGACATATTGGGCGAAAAATAGCCGCAACATTAGCAAGCACAGGAACCCCCTCTTTCTTTGTTCACCCAGGAGAAGCCAGTCATGGCGACTTAGGTATGATCACAAATAAAGATATCGTTCTCGCCATTTCCAATTCAGGTGAATCCGGTGAGATCCTCGCCCTATTGCCTGTATTAAAACGTATTAAAGTGCCGTTGATCTGCATGACAAGTAATCCAAATAGCAATATGGGTAAGTATGCAGACGCACATTTGTGTATAAAAGTCCCACAAGAAGCTTGCCCTCTAGGGCTTGCACCAACGACAAGCACAACCGCAACACTCGTGATGGGTGATGCATTAGCGATCGCTCTGTTGAAAGCCAGAGGCTTTACCGCTGAAGATTTTGCGCTTTCCCACCCAGGCGGCGCACTAGGGCGCAAACTTTTACTTTTAGTTCGTGATTTAATGAACGTTGGCGATGATATTCCGCATATTCCTCAAACAGCCACGTTACGCGAAGCTTTAATTGAGATTACTCGCAAAAAATTAGGTATGACCGTAATTTGTGATGACGATATGAATATTGCTGGTATTTTTACTGATGGTGATCTGCGTCGTATCTTTGATATGGGTATTGACCTAAATAATGCCAAAATCGCTGATGTCATGACCCGTGGTGGAATTAAAATCTCCCCCAATATTTTAGCGGTAGAAGCACTTAATTTAATGCAATCTAGGCATGTAACCTCACTGATGGTTGCCGAAGGTAATAAGCTAGTGGGCGTATTACATATGCATGATCTTCTCCAAGCTGGCGTTGTATAA
- the kdsC gene encoding 3-deoxy-manno-octulosonate-8-phosphatase KdsC → MDPQFQDTCYGLVAQSVLQKAAKIKLLICDVDGVMSDGLIYMGNNGEELKAFNVRDGYGIRCLLTSDIEVAIITGRKAKLLEDRAATLGITYLYQGQSDKLLAYHQLLDTLQLAEEEVAYIGDDLIDWPVMAKVGLSVAVADAHPLLLPKADYITHIGGGKGAVRELCDLILLAQGKLDEAKGLSI, encoded by the coding sequence ATGGATCCTCAATTTCAGGACACCTGCTACGGTCTTGTGGCTCAGTCTGTTTTACAAAAAGCAGCCAAAATTAAATTATTAATTTGTGACGTTGACGGTGTTATGTCTGATGGCCTGATTTATATGGGAAATAACGGTGAAGAACTGAAAGCTTTTAATGTACGTGATGGCTATGGTATTCGCTGTTTATTAACCTCCGACATTGAGGTCGCGATTATTACAGGCAGAAAAGCGAAATTGCTTGAAGATCGTGCAGCAACACTAGGCATTACATATCTTTACCAAGGTCAAAGCGATAAGCTTTTGGCGTATCATCAACTGTTAGATACACTGCAGTTAGCGGAAGAAGAAGTCGCCTATATTGGTGATGACCTCATCGATTGGCCTGTAATGGCAAAAGTGGGACTTTCTGTTGCCGTTGCAGACGCGCATCCCCTCTTGTTACCCAAAGCGGATTACATTACGCATATTGGTGGTGGTAAAGGCGCGGTACGTGAGCTTTGCGACCTGATCCTTCTGGCACAAGGCAAACTTGATGAAGCTAAAGGCTTATCGATTTAA
- the lptC gene encoding LPS export ABC transporter periplasmic protein LptC — protein MSNAKKWLIILLSLIVLGLIGWNLAGNDTEAPVNNVLDNAQPNYQTDDSVTFVYNPVGDLAYKLVSDKIDNYTADKVTWFTNPVLTTYNEAGVPTWTVRSLKAKLTNDRILYLYNDVQVDSLSPDSQLQRISTQNAMVNLITQDVSSDDKVTIIGQGLNSTGLKMRGNLRSRTAELIEDVKTHYVLQKEEQKNESSK, from the coding sequence ATGAGTAACGCTAAAAAGTGGTTAATCATCCTGTTATCATTGATTGTGCTTGGTTTGATTGGTTGGAACCTAGCAGGTAATGATACTGAAGCACCTGTAAATAACGTGCTCGACAACGCTCAGCCTAATTATCAAACCGATGATTCAGTGACATTCGTCTATAATCCAGTAGGCGATTTGGCCTACAAGCTGGTATCAGATAAAATTGATAATTATACAGCAGATAAAGTGACTTGGTTCACTAACCCTGTTTTAACAACCTATAACGAAGCTGGTGTACCAACTTGGACCGTACGTTCACTAAAAGCCAAATTGACGAATGATAGGATCCTTTATCTCTATAACGATGTTCAAGTGGATAGTTTAAGCCCCGATTCTCAACTTCAACGGATTTCAACGCAAAATGCAATGGTGAACTTGATAACTCAAGATGTTTCATCGGATGATAAGGTCACTATCATCGGGCAAGGTCTTAATTCGACGGGTTTAAAAATGCGCGGTAACCTACGTTCAAGAACCGCAGAGTTAATTGAAGATGTAAAAACTCATTACGTGCTGCAAAAAGAAGAGCAAAAAAATGAATCAAGTAAATAA
- the lptA gene encoding lipopolysaccharide ABC transporter substrate-binding protein LptA has product MNQVNKKRFIQGAVASAILALSVPAFALKTDTQQPMTINSVKQSLDLEKNVTTFTDDVVVKQGSIDIRANKVVVTRPSSNSDKITIEAFGTPVTFYQLQDDGKPIKGHALKARYEVDKELLTLTGDAYLEQLDSNIKGDKITYVVPTQQMEAFSDKGKRVTTVLLPSQLQEKGPAANNGKSK; this is encoded by the coding sequence ATGAATCAAGTAAATAAAAAACGTTTTATTCAAGGAGCTGTTGCCAGCGCAATTCTTGCTCTTAGCGTGCCTGCTTTCGCATTAAAAACGGATACGCAGCAACCAATGACCATTAATTCGGTCAAGCAATCCCTTGATTTAGAAAAAAATGTCACCACATTTACAGATGATGTGGTGGTAAAACAAGGCTCAATAGATATTAGAGCTAACAAAGTCGTCGTCACTCGTCCAAGCAGTAACTCAGATAAAATTACGATTGAGGCTTTTGGTACGCCAGTGACCTTTTACCAGTTACAAGACGATGGAAAACCAATCAAAGGCCACGCGTTGAAAGCGCGCTATGAAGTTGATAAAGAGCTTTTAACACTAACGGGTGATGCCTATCTTGAGCAGTTAGATAGCAATATTAAAGGTGATAAGATCACCTATGTTGTCCCAACCCAGCAAATGGAAGCGTTTAGTGACAAAGGCAAACGTGTGACAACAGTATTATTGCCATCACAGCTACAAGAAAAAGGCCCAGCGGCAAACAACGGAAAGAGTAAATAA
- the lptB gene encoding LPS export ABC transporter ATP-binding protein translates to MATLTAENLAKAYKKRKVVEDVSLEVKSGEIVGLLGPNGAGKTTTFYMVVGIVQRDAGKITIDGEDISLLPLHERARRGIGYLPQEASIFRRLSVYDNLMAVLEIRHDLNSEQRKERAEELMEEFSITHLRDSLGQSLSGGERRRVEIARALAANPKFILLDEPFAGVDPISVLDIKKIIQHLRDYGLGVLITDHNVRETLDVCERAYIVSQGHLIAHGTPEMILENEQVKRVYLGEGFRL, encoded by the coding sequence ATGGCGACACTAACCGCAGAGAATCTGGCAAAAGCATATAAAAAGCGCAAGGTGGTTGAAGACGTCAGCCTTGAGGTGAAATCAGGTGAAATTGTCGGCCTACTGGGCCCTAATGGCGCCGGTAAAACCACCACCTTTTATATGGTGGTCGGAATAGTCCAGCGGGATGCAGGCAAAATTACGATCGATGGGGAAGATATTAGCCTTCTACCGTTACATGAACGTGCACGTCGTGGTATTGGCTACCTTCCACAAGAAGCCTCTATTTTCCGCCGTCTCAGCGTTTATGATAACCTAATGGCCGTGCTAGAAATTCGTCATGACTTAAACTCAGAACAACGTAAAGAACGTGCTGAAGAGTTGATGGAAGAGTTTAGCATTACCCATTTGCGTGATAGCCTTGGTCAGTCGTTGTCTGGTGGTGAGCGTCGCCGTGTTGAAATAGCTCGCGCGCTCGCCGCAAACCCCAAATTTATCTTACTTGATGAGCCGTTTGCTGGTGTTGACCCTATTTCAGTGTTGGATATCAAAAAAATTATCCAACACTTACGTGATTACGGTTTAGGTGTTTTGATCACAGATCATAACGTGCGTGAAACATTAGATGTCTGTGAAAGAGCGTATATTGTCAGCCAAGGTCACTTAATTGCTCACGGTACGCCTGAAATGATCCTCGAAAACGAGCAAGTAAAACGAGTGTATTTGGGGGAAGGCTTCCGTCTATAA
- the rpoN gene encoding RNA polymerase factor sigma-54: MKQSLQLRISQQLAMTPQLQQAIRLLQLSTLELQQEIQLALETNPLLEQEETASELESLDNLETSSDSSEIDTKDALEKNDMPDELPLDADWDEIYTAGTPSGTSNDYSFDELPVYQGETTQTLQDYLVWQSELTPFTETDRAIATAIIDSIDDSGYLTTSISDIHEGINNSEITLEEVIAVLKRIQHFDPLGVAAQDLKECLLIQLSLYPKETEGLAEARTIISQHIDLLANRDFRQLSKLTRLKEDALKIAIDLILTLNPKPGQSINTGESEYVIPDVLVKKINGHWQVELNTDSIPKLGINNHYASLIKDSVSESDSQYIRSHLQDAKWLIKSLESRNETLLKVACCIVEQQQEFFEYGDEYMKPMILADIAYQVDMHESTISRVTTQKFLHSPRGIFELKYFFSSHVSTDTGGEASSTAIRALVKKLVAAENPAKPLSDSKLTSMLAEQGIQVARRTVAKYRESLSIPPSNQRKKLV; this comes from the coding sequence ATGAAGCAAAGTTTGCAGCTCAGAATCAGTCAGCAACTGGCAATGACGCCTCAGTTGCAGCAAGCGATCCGTTTGTTGCAACTATCTACGCTTGAGCTACAACAAGAGATACAACTTGCACTAGAAACTAACCCACTTCTAGAACAAGAAGAAACGGCTTCGGAACTGGAATCTCTCGATAACCTCGAAACGAGTTCCGATAGCAGTGAAATCGACACTAAAGATGCACTCGAAAAAAATGATATGCCAGATGAGCTGCCTCTTGACGCTGATTGGGATGAAATTTATACCGCTGGCACGCCATCAGGCACAAGTAACGACTATAGCTTTGACGAGCTACCCGTTTACCAAGGGGAAACCACACAGACCCTGCAAGACTATTTAGTTTGGCAATCAGAATTAACCCCTTTTACCGAAACAGATCGTGCCATTGCTACAGCAATCATTGATTCGATTGATGATTCAGGCTATTTAACAACCTCGATTAGCGATATACATGAGGGGATTAACAATTCGGAGATCACCCTTGAAGAAGTGATAGCGGTACTAAAACGTATCCAACACTTTGATCCTCTCGGTGTCGCTGCACAAGATCTGAAAGAGTGTTTGCTTATTCAATTATCTCTTTATCCAAAAGAAACTGAAGGTTTAGCTGAAGCACGAACAATTATTAGCCAACACATCGATTTATTGGCCAATCGTGATTTCCGCCAACTCAGTAAGCTGACCCGATTAAAAGAAGATGCCCTAAAAATAGCCATAGATTTAATATTGACTCTCAACCCAAAACCGGGGCAATCCATCAATACCGGAGAGTCTGAATATGTCATTCCAGATGTTCTGGTGAAAAAAATCAACGGACACTGGCAAGTTGAATTAAATACAGATAGCATTCCTAAATTAGGTATAAATAATCACTATGCTTCTTTGATAAAAGATTCAGTAAGTGAAAGTGATTCGCAGTATATTCGTAGTCATTTACAAGATGCTAAATGGTTGATTAAAAGCTTAGAAAGCCGCAATGAAACCTTGTTAAAGGTAGCATGTTGCATTGTTGAGCAACAACAAGAATTCTTTGAATATGGTGATGAATACATGAAACCCATGATACTGGCTGATATCGCCTATCAAGTGGATATGCATGAATCTACCATATCAAGAGTGACAACCCAAAAGTTTCTCCATAGCCCTAGGGGAATTTTTGAGTTGAAATATTTTTTCTCTAGTCACGTGAGTACCGATACAGGAGGAGAAGCCTCCTCAACTGCAATACGTGCATTAGTGAAAAAACTGGTTGCTGCTGAGAACCCAGCAAAACCATTGAGTGACAGTAAATTGACAAGCATGCTAGCCGAACAGGGCATTCAGGTTGCACGTCGAACTGTCGCTAAGTACCGTGAATCGTTATCTATTCCGCCCTCAAACCAACGTAAAAAATTGGTTTAA
- the hpf gene encoding ribosome hibernation promoting factor: MEFQITGHNIEVTPALRETVEKKIRKLEQLFDRINGIQVVLKVEKVQQIAEATVQVNGAELHASAEENDMYAAIDQLVDKLSRQLTKHKEKLRQH; encoded by the coding sequence ATGGAATTTCAGATTACTGGACACAATATCGAAGTCACACCTGCATTACGTGAAACTGTTGAGAAAAAGATCAGAAAATTGGAACAATTATTTGATCGAATCAACGGCATTCAAGTCGTGTTGAAAGTTGAAAAAGTTCAGCAAATTGCTGAAGCAACGGTGCAGGTTAATGGTGCAGAACTCCATGCGTCAGCGGAAGAAAATGATATGTACGCTGCAATCGACCAACTGGTAGACAAACTGTCACGCCAGTTAACCAAACACAAAGAAAAACTGAGACAACATTAA
- the ptsN gene encoding PTS IIA-like nitrogen regulatory protein PtsN: MNSDIEIQLSAVLSPACTRNNLVCTSKKRALEIISELAAAELGLPENTVFEALLTREKVGTTGIGGGIAIPHGKLAEGEHTQAVGVFLHLEEPIAFDAIDNQPVDLLFALLVPADQCKTHLHTLSLIAKKLADKSFCKRLRSAQSDAELYSIITE, from the coding sequence ATGAATAGTGATATAGAAATCCAATTAAGCGCCGTATTATCTCCTGCTTGTACACGTAATAATCTTGTTTGCACCAGTAAAAAAAGGGCATTAGAGATTATCAGTGAACTGGCTGCCGCCGAGTTGGGATTACCGGAAAACACGGTATTTGAAGCATTACTCACCAGAGAAAAAGTTGGAACTACTGGCATTGGCGGGGGGATCGCAATTCCTCACGGCAAACTCGCAGAAGGAGAGCACACTCAAGCGGTAGGTGTTTTTTTACATCTAGAAGAGCCTATTGCCTTTGATGCAATAGATAATCAGCCTGTAGATCTCCTATTTGCTTTGTTAGTACCCGCAGATCAATGTAAAACGCACTTACACACACTGTCTTTAATTGCTAAAAAATTAGCGGACAAATCATTCTGTAAGCGCTTAAGATCTGCACAAAGCGATGCTGAGCTGTATAGTATAATTACCGAGTAA
- the rapZ gene encoding RNase adapter RapZ, producing MVLMIVSGRSGSGKSVALRALEDMGFYCVDNLPVVLLPELANSLADRNISAAVSIDVRNMPDNPEIFEEALDRLPSSFSPQLLFLDADRNTLIRRYSDTRRLHPLSSKNLSLESAIDEENELLEPLRSRADLVIDTSEMSVHELAEMLRTRLMGKRERELTMVFESFGFKHGIPIDADYVFDVRFLPNPHWDPKLRPMTGLDRPVAAFLDRHTEVHNFIYQTRSYLELWLPMLETNNRSYLTVAIGCTGGKHRSVYVAEQLADYFRSRGKNVQSRHRTLEKRK from the coding sequence ATGGTGCTGATGATTGTCAGCGGCCGTTCCGGTTCGGGGAAATCCGTTGCCTTACGTGCGCTGGAAGATATGGGTTTCTATTGTGTAGATAACCTGCCGGTTGTGCTGCTTCCAGAACTGGCCAATTCACTCGCAGATCGTAATATTTCAGCAGCAGTGAGCATTGATGTGCGTAATATGCCTGATAACCCAGAGATCTTTGAGGAAGCGCTTGATCGGTTACCCTCTAGCTTTTCACCTCAGTTACTGTTTCTGGACGCAGATCGCAATACATTGATCCGCCGTTACAGCGATACTCGCAGATTGCACCCTCTTTCAAGTAAAAACCTGTCACTTGAAAGTGCCATTGATGAAGAAAATGAGCTGCTAGAGCCACTACGTTCACGTGCCGATCTCGTGATAGACACATCTGAAATGTCAGTGCATGAATTAGCAGAAATGCTCAGAACACGTTTAATGGGCAAACGCGAGCGTGAACTGACCATGGTGTTCGAATCATTTGGCTTTAAACATGGTATTCCTATTGATGCGGACTATGTCTTTGATGTGCGTTTTTTACCGAACCCACATTGGGATCCGAAATTGCGCCCAATGACCGGTCTTGATCGCCCTGTAGCGGCATTCCTCGATAGGCATACAGAGGTTCATAACTTTATTTATCAAACACGCAGTTACCTAGAGTTATGGCTGCCGATGCTCGAAACCAATAACCGTAGCTACCTCACTGTTGCGATTGGTTGTACGGGGGGGAAACACCGCTCCGTCTATGTTGCTGAACAACTCGCTGATTATTTCCGCTCAAGGGGCAAAAACGTGCAGTCCCGCCACAGAACATTAGAAAAGCGTAAGTAA
- the npr gene encoding PTS phosphocarrier protein NPr, protein MALTATITLKNRLGMHARPAMLLYELVKKFNSKVILRNNNNIEAEADSVIAMLMLDSEQGSTIDIEVSGPDEHQALSAIINLFESGFDES, encoded by the coding sequence ATGGCACTAACAGCCACTATTACCCTAAAAAACCGGCTGGGTATGCATGCCCGGCCGGCAATGTTACTTTATGAATTAGTTAAAAAATTTAACTCTAAGGTAATTTTGCGTAATAATAATAACATTGAGGCCGAGGCGGATAGCGTTATTGCCATGTTAATGCTAGACTCGGAACAAGGTAGTACGATTGATATTGAGGTTAGCGGCCCTGATGAACATCAGGCTTTATCCGCGATTATTAACCTATTTGAAAGTGGGTTTGATGAAAGTTAG
- the rnk gene encoding nucleoside diphosphate kinase regulator: MTKPTIIINDLDAERLDALLEQPAYADTPVAEALNDELDRADIVSPQEIPADVVTMNSTVRFLDLISNEEHTRTLVYPASLKDSAEQLSVMAPIGAALLGLHVNDEISWALPNGVETRVRVLEIIYQPEAAGEFHR, translated from the coding sequence ATGACAAAGCCAACAATTATCATTAATGATTTAGATGCAGAGCGCCTAGATGCTCTGTTAGAACAACCTGCTTATGCAGATACCCCTGTTGCAGAAGCGCTGAATGATGAACTTGATCGTGCGGACATTGTGTCCCCTCAAGAAATTCCTGCTGATGTAGTGACAATGAACAGTACTGTTCGCTTCCTTGATCTGATCAGCAATGAAGAGCACACGCGTACGCTAGTTTATCCAGCATCATTGAAAGACAGTGCTGAACAGCTTTCAGTCATGGCGCCAATCGGTGCCGCGTTACTGGGTCTACATGTGAATGATGAGATCAGCTGGGCATTGCCTAACGGTGTTGAAACGCGTGTAAGAGTGTTGGAGATTATTTACCAACCAGAGGCAGCAGGCGAGTTTCACCGTTAA
- the pmbA gene encoding metalloprotease PmbA, translated as MNLTEQVNEQRKNLEEAVAQALSFAKNRCDAAEVAVNKSTGISVSTRQGEVENVEFNSDGALGITVYHNQRKGSASSTDLSPEAIERTVQAAVDIARYTSEDPCAGPAEKSLLAFEAPDLQLFQASSLTPEQAIKYASQAEMAALNVDPRIVNTEGGSFNGHYGVRVFGNSHGVLQSYCSSRYSMSSCVIAEENGEMERDYAYTIGRSLDALKSPEWVGQECARRTLSRLSPRKLPTMKAPVIFAAEVATGLFGHLVGAISGSSIYRKSSFLLDSLGKQILPDWLTINEQPHLIGGLASSPFDSEGVRTTERNIIENGVLQTWLMTSYSARKLGLQSTGHAGGIHNWRIEGQGLSFDALLKQMGTGLIVTELMGQGVSGITGDYSRGASGFWVENGVIQYPVSEITIAGNLKDMWANIVTIADDIETRSNIQCGSVLLPEMSIAGE; from the coding sequence ATGAATTTAACCGAACAAGTCAACGAACAACGCAAAAATTTGGAAGAGGCTGTTGCACAAGCGCTCTCATTTGCCAAAAATCGTTGTGATGCCGCTGAAGTTGCCGTGAATAAAAGCACTGGGATCAGTGTAAGCACTCGCCAAGGTGAGGTTGAAAATGTTGAATTTAACAGTGATGGCGCTCTCGGGATCACTGTCTACCATAATCAACGTAAAGGTAGTGCATCATCCACTGATTTAAGTCCAGAAGCAATTGAACGTACTGTACAGGCTGCGGTAGATATTGCTCGCTATACATCAGAAGATCCTTGCGCGGGCCCAGCAGAAAAATCTCTTCTCGCTTTTGAAGCACCTGATCTACAACTTTTTCAAGCCAGCAGTCTGACACCTGAACAAGCGATTAAATATGCCTCACAAGCTGAAATGGCAGCGCTTAACGTGGATCCACGGATTGTGAATACCGAAGGTGGAAGCTTTAACGGCCACTATGGCGTGCGCGTGTTCGGTAACTCACATGGCGTGTTACAGAGCTATTGTTCAAGCCGTTACTCGATGTCAAGCTGCGTGATTGCTGAAGAAAACGGCGAGATGGAGCGTGATTATGCATATACCATCGGCCGTAGCCTCGATGCGTTGAAATCCCCTGAGTGGGTCGGCCAAGAATGCGCTCGTCGCACCTTATCGCGTTTATCGCCGAGAAAACTGCCTACTATGAAAGCACCTGTCATTTTTGCCGCAGAAGTAGCGACAGGGCTTTTTGGACACTTAGTGGGGGCAATTAGCGGTAGCAGTATCTATCGTAAATCGTCTTTCTTATTAGATAGCTTAGGTAAACAAATTTTACCTGATTGGCTAACGATTAATGAGCAGCCTCACTTAATTGGTGGATTAGCCTCTTCTCCATTTGATAGTGAAGGTGTGCGTACCACAGAACGTAATATTATCGAAAATGGGGTATTACAAACGTGGCTGATGACCTCTTATTCAGCGAGAAAGCTCGGGCTACAAAGTACGGGTCACGCAGGTGGTATCCATAATTGGCGCATTGAAGGCCAAGGTTTATCATTTGATGCATTGCTAAAACAAATGGGAACAGGTCTCATAGTGACTGAGCTAATGGGGCAAGGAGTGAGTGGTATTACCGGTGATTATTCACGCGGAGCTTCAGGTTTTTGGGTAGAGAATGGCGTGATCCAATACCCTGTGAGTGAAATTACCATTGCGGGTAACCTGAAGGATATGTGGGCAAACATTGTGACAATTGCCGATGATATCGAAACTCGTAGCAATATTCAGTGTGGTTCGGTGCTATTGCCTGAAATGAGTATTGCAGGCGAGTAA